DNA sequence from the Candidatus Zixiibacteriota bacterium genome:
GGACAGCCCCAGCGATCGAATTCATATATAATTTCCGGCGCAGTAGCGGTCATAATCTCGACCGCATCCTGATCGGCCAGAAAATCGGAACCCTTGATTGTATCATAGGCATGCCGGTCGGGCGTGTCATCTTTCGCATCGGGGTGATTGGCCAGTGCGGCGTTAATGCCGCCCTGCGCCGCTCCCGAGTGCGACCTGACCGGATGAATTTTAGAGATCAGGGTCACTTTTACGCCGGCATCATGAGCCGCTATTGCGGCCCGCATCCCGGCCAGCCCGCCCCCAACAACAATTACATCATAAAACATTTTTTCCGCCTCTCCTATATGCTCGGATAGTATCCGGATTGCATCTTCGGCCACTGCAAGATCACCGTAATAATCATTATGGCGACAAACAGCACGAGTTCAATCCAGAAAAAGACTTTGTGGGCACGAGACCATCCGAAGAAATCGCAGATCGAAATCCGGAGGCCGTTGAGCATGTGGAAAAATACTCCTGCGACCAGGAGTATCTCCAGAAAAGCGAAAAATGGATTCTGCACCAGACCCATTCGCTTATTGAAATCCTGATGCCCCGAAATGGCCGATGACAATACATAGGTGTGCATAATAAGATAGACAACCAGCCCGATGCCGGTGATTCGGTGAAAAAGATAAGCAAAAGTGCCAACATTCTTGTTCAAATTGGTGTCGATGTAAGCGTTCTTTAAAAACCCCTTGAAAGCCATCTTACACCCCCACCGCGAACAGGTTGATCAGGGTCATGGCACCGATAAAGATCAGCAGGATACCGATAACCCAGAATACAATCTTGGTGGTAACCGTGAAACCTCCCGAGGGACGGTAGTCGGCCAAGATGGCCCAGATACCGTTCAAGGCGTGAAACACGCAGAACGGCACGAATAATAAGTAGTACAGTTTCCACCAGAATGAGCCGCCCAAGCGCTGATTGACCACGGCGAAATCTATCAATCCTTCTCTATGCAGAAAATGATGCACATCAATATGCGTGAAGAGAAAGAATGCCAGAAAAAGCCCGGAG
Encoded proteins:
- the sdhC gene encoding succinate dehydrogenase, cytochrome b556 subunit, which gives rise to MAFKGFLKNAYIDTNLNKNVGTFAYLFHRITGIGLVVYLIMHTYVLSSAISGHQDFNKRMGLVQNPFFAFLEILLVAGVFFHMLNGLRISICDFFGWSRAHKVFFWIELVLFVAIMIITVILQWPKMQSGYYPSI